In the genome of Mycoplasma seminis, one region contains:
- a CDS encoding IS30 family transposase has translation MVGKSGKENYNLLTFTERKTRYGIIKKIKGKNPWNVAEVLWNLIREKQLNVKSITADNGFEFSKLFYLGYRLQIIIYRADPYASFQKGGNENFNGLVRRFFPKGTNFNNISEEEILAVQNEINNMPREIFNWQSADELFYDWNYYKDKWTPIPGDERFLSETI, from the coding sequence ATCGTTGGAAAATCCGGAAAGGAAAACTATAACTTGTTAACTTTTACAGAAAGAAAAACAAGATACGGAATAATTAAAAAGATAAAGGGTAAAAATCCATGAAATGTTGCAGAGGTTTTATGAAATTTAATTAGAGAAAAACAATTAAATGTTAAAAGCATAACAGCTGATAATGGATTTGAGTTCTCAAAACTTTTTTATCTAGGATATAGGCTTCAAATTATTATTTATCGTGCAGACCCATATGCTTCATTTCAAAAAGGAGGAAACGAAAACTTTAATGGTTTAGTTAGAAGATTCTTTCCAAAAGGCACAAATTTTAATAATATTTCTGAAGAAGAAATATTGGCTGTACAAAATGAAATAAATAATATGCCTAGGGAAATTTTCAATTGACAATCAGCTGATGAACTATTCTATGACTGAAATTATTATAAGGATAAATGGACACCAATACCAGGTGATGAACGCTTTTTATCAGAAACAATTTAA
- a CDS encoding IS3 family transposase — MFAASQIRKSHYYYWEKHFLTPIDKDFELKETIQKIFEESNKTYGYRRITMELHNRSINVNHKKVLKLMKLLNLVVYRRKHKKYSSYKGQIGPIADNLIQRNFISKKPLEKLFTDITEFKLFDDLKVYLSLVVDGFNGEIFYQPPFHWVPNLQLIKDTFEPLIKSRNLSGCIIHSDQGWHYQHKYFVNLLKANNIIQSMSRKGNSPDNGLVEILIWNNKIGILLPKQKQFHKS, encoded by the coding sequence TTATTTGCTGCTTCGCAAATAAGAAAATCTCATTATTACTATTGAGAAAAACATTTTTTAACTCCTATTGATAAGGATTTTGAATTAAAAGAAACAATTCAAAAGATATTTGAAGAAAGTAACAAAACTTATGGTTACAGAAGAATCACTATGGAATTACACAACAGAAGTATTAATGTAAATCATAAAAAGGTTCTAAAACTAATGAAATTACTTAATTTAGTCGTTTATAGAAGAAAACATAAGAAATATTCATCTTACAAAGGACAAATAGGACCGATTGCAGATAATTTAATCCAAAGAAATTTCATAAGCAAGAAACCTTTAGAAAAGCTTTTTACAGATATCACAGAATTTAAACTTTTTGATGATTTAAAGGTTTATTTATCTTTAGTAGTAGATGGATTTAATGGTGAAATTTTTTATCAGCCGCCGTTTCATTGAGTTCCTAATTTACAATTAATAAAAGATACTTTTGAACCATTAATTAAAAGCAGAAATTTAAGTGGTTGCATAATTCATTCAGACCAAGGCTGACATTATCAACATAAATATTTTGTTAACTTATTAAAAGCTAACAATATTATCCAAAGTATGTCAAGAAAAGGAAATAGTCCGGATAATGGATTAGTTGAAATCCTTATTTGGAACAATAAAATTGGAATTCTTTTACCCAAACAAAAACAATTTCACAAATCTTAA
- a CDS encoding IS3 family transposase has translation MEFFYPNKNNFTNLNNFVEKLFDYLDFYNNKRIKIRLKGKTQLSTEKILKI, from the coding sequence TTGGAATTCTTTTACCCAAACAAAAACAATTTCACAAATCTTAATAATTTTGTGGAAAAATTATTTGACTATCTTGACTTTTATAACAATAAAAGAATTAAAATTAGATTGAAAGGAAAAACCCAATTGAGTACAGAAAAGATTTTGAAAATCTAA
- the cmk gene encoding (d)CMP kinase: MKVNIAIDGPSGAGKSTISKELAKRLKYTFINSGSVYRAIAYNANKLGIESHDTANIINSLEEGMIQLLPNDVTMLRGVDISHEIRADYISKITPTIAKIPEVREFVVSLIQHMTLKHKGYICDGRDTTFKIMPHAEVKIFLWASEEERARRRLEQNQALGYNTNFEEVLYEVKLRDAQDMNRPIDPLHRTPDSIYIDCTEMTFEEVMDYVMNIVQERAKGGTNA; encoded by the coding sequence ATGAAAGTAAACATTGCTATTGATGGACCTAGTGGTGCAGGAAAATCAACTATCTCAAAAGAGTTAGCTAAAAGATTAAAATATACATTTATTAACAGTGGAAGTGTCTATAGAGCAATTGCTTATAACGCAAATAAGCTCGGAATTGAATCACATGATACAGCTAATATTATTAATTCACTTGAAGAAGGAATGATTCAACTTCTTCCAAACGATGTAACAATGCTTAGAGGTGTGGATATCTCACATGAAATTAGAGCAGATTACATTTCTAAAATCACACCTACTATTGCAAAAATTCCTGAAGTACGTGAATTTGTTGTTTCATTAATTCAACATATGACACTTAAACACAAAGGATATATTTGTGACGGTAGAGATACAACATTTAAAATTATGCCGCATGCTGAAGTTAAAATTTTCTTATGAGCTTCTGAAGAAGAAAGAGCTAGAAGAAGACTTGAACAAAACCAAGCATTAGGATACAACACAAATTTCGAAGAAGTTTTATATGAAGTAAAACTGAGAGATGCTCAAGATATGAACCGTCCAATTGATCCACTTCACCGTACACCAGATTCAATTTATATTGATTGTACCGAAATGACTTTTGAAGAAGTTATGGATTATGTAATGAACATTGTTCAAGAACGAGCTAAAGGAGGCACAAATGCGTAA
- the der gene encoding ribosome biogenesis GTPase Der, whose protein sequence is MRNTIAIIGKPNVGKSTFFNKLIGKKVSIVYDEPGVTRDRLYEKIEWAGKELKIIDTGGIEIENKPFQEQIQIQAKIAIEEADVIIFLFDGTSEITNDDMFIMNILRKSHKPIVAVANKLEDNQQFDYSWYKLGVDHIYPISALHGEGIGDVLSRCVEDLDFTEEEKIETFNLAIIGKPNAGKSSLLNNLAKEERSIVSPIAGTTRDSVKSIVEIDGKQYNVIDTAGITKKSKLVESVDHYALMRAMNSLAEADLSLIVLDATQEEVSHFDSRIIGYALENEKPIIIVINKWDLIEKETNTMAEYEKKLRNKFHFVPWVPFVFISAKYNQRLNKLYDTINMVRTNLERDIKPALLSSLIMDTQLIQPAVPFNGGRLNIYFARQEKAKIPTFTFFVNNKKYLHFSYQRFLENQLRNTFDFRGCPIKMNFKNKQNAMD, encoded by the coding sequence ATGCGTAATACTATTGCTATTATCGGGAAACCTAATGTTGGTAAAAGTACCTTTTTCAACAAGCTTATAGGTAAAAAAGTTTCAATCGTTTATGATGAACCTGGAGTAACTAGAGATAGACTTTATGAAAAAATCGAGTGAGCTGGTAAAGAACTTAAAATTATTGATACTGGTGGAATTGAGATTGAAAATAAACCATTCCAAGAACAAATTCAAATTCAAGCTAAAATAGCAATTGAAGAAGCTGATGTTATTATCTTCTTATTTGATGGAACTAGCGAAATTACTAATGATGATATGTTTATTATGAACATTCTTCGTAAGTCACATAAACCAATAGTTGCTGTTGCTAATAAACTTGAAGATAATCAACAATTTGATTATTCATGATACAAACTTGGGGTTGACCACATTTATCCTATTTCAGCACTTCATGGTGAAGGAATCGGGGATGTACTTTCAAGATGTGTTGAAGATTTAGACTTTACTGAAGAAGAAAAGATTGAAACATTTAACCTTGCTATTATTGGAAAACCTAATGCTGGAAAAAGTTCATTGCTTAATAATTTAGCTAAAGAAGAACGTTCAATTGTTTCTCCAATTGCTGGAACAACTAGAGACTCAGTTAAATCAATTGTTGAAATTGACGGAAAACAATACAATGTTATTGATACAGCTGGAATTACTAAGAAATCAAAATTAGTTGAATCTGTTGACCATTATGCTTTAATGAGAGCAATGAATTCACTAGCTGAAGCTGATTTATCTTTAATTGTGCTTGATGCTACTCAAGAGGAAGTTTCTCACTTCGATTCACGTATTATTGGATATGCTTTAGAAAACGAAAAACCTATTATCATAGTTATAAACAAATGAGATTTAATTGAAAAAGAAACAAATACTATGGCTGAATATGAAAAGAAACTCAGAAACAAATTCCACTTTGTTCCATGAGTTCCATTCGTATTTATTTCAGCTAAATATAATCAAAGATTAAATAAACTATATGACACAATTAATATGGTTAGAACTAACTTAGAAAGAGATATTAAACCTGCTTTACTTTCAAGTTTAATTATGGATACACAATTAATCCAACCTGCTGTTCCATTTAATGGAGGAAGATTAAATATTTATTTTGCAAGACAAGAAAAAGCTAAAATTCCTACATTTACATTCTTTGTTAATAATAAAAAATACTTACACTTTTCATACCAAAGATTCCTAGAAAATCAACTTAGAAATACTTTTGATTTTAGAGGATGCCCTATTAAAATGAATTTCAAAAACAAGCAAAACGCTATGGATTAA